The Candidatus Baltobacteraceae bacterium genome includes the window TGAGTCGAATTGTGTGAGTCCATGCGCGTTTCATTAGCGTAACGTTGTGTGACTCGATCGCCCGGTTGTTCTCGAGCCGTAGCGATCGGATCTTGTTAACGTCGTTCTGCGACGCGGAGCCGACAGATGTTACGGTCATCGCTAACAGTACCAGGGCAGCGATCGTCTTCTGCATGATTCGACTATACTGGGCCTAAACGTCCGACTCCCTCATTTGCGGGAGTGGGTCTTTCTCTGCATCGATCTGCACTTCGTATGCACAGCCAACGGCGTGCAGCTCTAGACGTCTGCCCCGGCGCGGGTTTCGATATTCATTCGAAACCGCGGCGCACACATTTGTAATAACGACGCAATCTTCCGGCAACGATCGGCTGTTAACGTCTTGGCATGGGTCTGCATTTTGTACGCGTGGATAGCCGCGTCGCGCAACGCCTCGGCGCGCAGTTCGAAGCGGTGATGCTCGAACGCGTACTAGCTCCGATGCAGGGCGCGTTCGGGCAATTCGGCGAGGTCGCGCTCGGCGCGTGCGCGCGAACGATCGCCGAGCACGACGCCGGTGGGTTCGCCGCATTAATCGCGACGGCGCTTGCGAGGAGCCATGTCGAGTAGCGGCGAGGAACGGGAAGCCCGCATTCGCGAGCTCTTTCCGCTCGTTCGGACGATCGCACGCCGCGTGCAGCGGATGGTGCCCGGCAGCGATCTGGATGATTTGATCGGCGACGGCAGCGTCGGCTTGATTCGCGCGGTCGATTCGTTCGATCCGACGCGCGGTCCGCGGATCGAGCAATACGCGGGGCGCATCGTCGCCGGCGCGATGCTCAACGGCCTGCGCCGGCTCGACCCCGTCTCCGAACGCGTACGCCGCGAGGTGCGTGAGGCCGAGCGCGAACGGTACGCGATCGCCACCGAATCCGGATCGTTGCCGACGCAGCGCGAGATGGAGCGCCGCCGGCCGGCGCTACAGCGCGCGACCGCGCACGCGTATCGTTACACGCCGCTCTCGCTCGACGGCCCGCTTCCAACCGGCGAAACCCTCGCCGGCGATTGGGGCGCCGACCCGGGAGCGATCGTCGGCGAGCGCGCCGAGCAGGCGGTGGTGCGCGGTGCGATCGGCTCGCTGCCGCCGCGTCAGCGAACGTTGATGGAACTGCACTATCTCGGCGACCTTACGCTCCATCAAATTGGCACTCGCATGTCGATCTCACCGCAACGCGCGTCGCAATTGCATCTAGCCGCGCTGCGGAATCTCCGAAAGCACCTGCATGCTCCAACCGCGCATTGAATCCGATCCGGCCGCCGGCGCACTCTACGCACCGATCCAACCGGCGCCGTACGTCTTCCCGATCCTACCGGAGGACGAACTCGAGACGCCGCCGCTTCCCCGCGAACACCCGCCGTGGGTAAAAGACGCGCTCTCCGTTTCGCAACGCACGCGCGCCCTATTGGCCCGCATCAAGCCGGCCGTCGTGCGGATTCTCACCTTCTGGGACCACACCGTCCGATCGGTCGCAATCGCCGGCCGCCGCGTCTGTATCGACGCAAGCGGAAGCTATCGCGTGGAATAGTGGGTCCAAAGACTCAAGCAATTGGGGCCTTTCCGCGAGCGGAAATCTTCATTCCTTTGCGAAGAAGAGAGCATAGGAGTTGATGACGTTGAGCGAACAGGGACAGTGGCAGGCGCCAAAATGTTTGTACTGCGGAATGCGAATGAAGATCGTGAGCTCGCGTAATCGCATGGCCGGCTACGAATGCGCGCATCCTCCATGCACCGCCAACCCCGCCCGCGCCAAAGCCGCGCAACCAACCCCCGCGCGCCGCTAACGCTCCTCTTGTCACCCTGACCTTGTCGAAGGCCAACGCCCCGAACGCTTTTGCGCGACCGGCTCATGCTTCGACAACGCTCATGCTCCGATAAGCTCATGCTTCGACAGGCTCAGCATGACAAAAAGAAACGACACGAGGGTCTGAACGGGGTTGCACTCGCGCTAGCGGCGCGCTCTCCTTTGTCACCCTGAGCTTGTCGAAGGGCGACGCCCCGAACGCACTTTTGCGCGACAAGCTCATGCTTCGACAAGCTCAGCATGACAAAAAGAAACGACACGAGGATCTGAAGGGGGTTGCACTCGCGCTAGCGGTGCGCTCTCCTTATGTCACCCTGAGCTTGTCGAAGGGCAACGCACCGAACGCACTTTTGCGCGTCAAGCTTATGCTTCGACAACGCTCATGCTTGGACAGGCTCAGCATGACAAAAGAAAAGCGACACGAGGATCTGAACGGGGTAGCACTCGTGCTAGCGCGGCGCGCTCTCCTTATGTCACCCTGAGCTTGTCGAAGGGCGACGCCCCGAACGCACTTTTGCGCGACAAGCTCATGCTTCGACAAGCTCAGCATGACAAAAGAAAAGCGACGCTAGGATCTGAACGGGGTTGCACTCGCGCTAGCGGCGCGCTCTCCTTTGTCACCCTGAGCTTGTCGAAGGGCGACGCCCCGAACGCACTTTTGCGCGTCAAGCTCATGCTTCGACAACGCTCATGCTTCGACAAGCTCAGCATGACAAAAGAAAAAACGACACGAGGATTTGAACGGGGTAGCACTCGCGCGCTAGCGCGGTGCGCTCTCCTTTGTTACGAGGAGTGGATGACGCCGGCGATGATGTTGGCTAGGCGGGGGGCGCTCGTGCGGGCGACTGCGGTTACTTCGGCGTGTGAGATTTCCGGCGCACCCACCACGTTCGTGATGAGGCTGATACCGAGAACTTCGAGCTTGCGCTGCCGTGCGGCGATCGTTTCGAGGACCGTCGACATGCCGACCGCATCCGCGCCGATCGTCCGCAGATACCGCGTTTCGGCCGGCGTTTCGTACGACGGCCCCACGAGCCCCGCGTAGACGCCCTCGTGCAAAGGACGCTCGGCACCGTCGTCGCTCGCGCGTGCGATCGCGCGCAGGCGCGGCGAGTATGCGTCGGCCATATCGACGAACGGGTCGGGCGATGCATCGCCGACGAGCGGGTTCGTCCCGGTGAGGTTGATATGATCGGCAACCAGCATGAGGTCGCCTGCGGCGAACTGCGGATTGAGCCCGCCCGCCGCATTCGTCAGGATCAGCGTTTTGGCGCCGCAAGCCGCGGCAAGCGCGACGTTGTACGTGACGTGCGCCGCCGTAAAACCCTGGTAGAGGTGCACGCGTCCGGCGAAGGCGAGCACGCGTTTTCCGTGCCAGCTTCCGACGAGCGCTTCGTCGGCATGGCCGGCCAACGGCGCTTGCGGCATGCCGCGCAACTGCGCGTACGGCACGCGCGCGAACGACGCGTGCTGCGAAAGCGCGTCGGAGAGCCCGCTGCCCAGAACGATGGCAACGTCGATCTCACCCCCGGTCGCGCGTGCGAGCACGTCAACGTCGTGCGCTAGCTCCAGCGCGTTCATCGTGCGGCCGTTTCCGCCGGTGTAAAGAGGTTCTCGCCCGTCATAACCGCGGGAACCGGCAACCCCATGAGCTGCAGCAGCGTCGGCGCGACGTCGCCGAGTTTGCCGGGACGCAGCGCTCCCTCAATACCGTTGCCGATTAGAATCAGCGGCACGGGGTTGGTCGTATGTGCGGTCAGCGGGTTCCCGTCTTTGTCGAGCTTCGCTTCGGCGTTGCCGTGATCGGCGGTGATTGCGAGCAGCCCGCCCGCCGCGAGCACCGCATCGGCGAGCCGCTGCAGACACGCGTCGAGAATCTGCACGCTCTCGATCGTCGGCTCCCACTTTCCGGTGTGCCCGACCATATCGGCGTTCGCGTAGTTCATGACGATTGCGTCGTATGCCATCGCCTGAATCTTCGCGACGGCGAAGTCCGTGATCTCGCGCGCTTTCATTGCCGGCGCGAGATCGTACGTGGCGACCGTCCGGTCCGACGCTATCAGTTCGCGGTCCTCGCCGGGGAACGTGTCTTCGCGACCGCCGTTAAAAAAGTAGGTCACGTGCGCGTACTTCTCGGTCTCGGCGAGACGCAGCTGGCGCAAACCGGCGCGCGAGAGGATCTCACCGAAGGTCTCGAACTGCGGGCGCGGGCCGAAGAGCACCGGATTGGTAAACGTTTCGTCGTACTTAGTCATCGTTGCGAAGAGCAGATCGCGGTAGCGCTCTACGCCGAATGCATCGAACGCCGGGTCGCTAAACGCCAGCGTCATTTGACGCGCGCGATCTGGGCGGAAGTTGAAGAAGATGCACGCGTCGCCGTCGCGCACCGCTTGGCCGCCACCCACGAGCGTCGGCTTAACGAACTCGTCATCTTCGCCGCGCGCGTATCCGGCATCGACGGCCGACCGCGCGCTATCCGCACGATAGGCGGCTTTCGCGCGTGCGATCGCATCGTAGGCGACCTCCGTGCGTTCCCAACGTTTGTCGCGATCCATTGCGTAGTAGCGTCCGGTCACCGTCTTGATCGCGCCCGTCCGTCCGCGCTTCGCGAGCCGCTCCTCAATCGTCGCGAGATACGCTTGCGCGGAACGGGGCGGCGTGTCGCGGCCGTCGAGGAACGCGTGCAACGCGAGCGGCACGTCCGCGGCGGCCGCCGCGTCGATAAGGGCGAGCACGTGCACGAGCGAGCTGTGCACCTGCCCGTCGGAGAGCAGCCCCATCAAGTGCAGCGTTCCGCCGGTTCGTTTCACCTGGTCCAAGCACGCGTTGAGCGCGCCGTTGTTCTTGAAGTCGCCCGACGCGATGTCGGCGTCGATGATCACGAGACCCTGCGGCACGACGCGTCCGCTGCCGAGATTCATGTGGCCGACTTCACTATTGCCCATGATGCCCTTGGGCAGCCCGACCGCTTCGCCGCTCGCCTCGAGCGTCGTCCACGGATACCGCTCGAAAAACGCGCGCCAATGCGGGAGCGCTGCGGCCGCAATCGCGTTACCGTGTCGATCGTCGCTGCATCCCCAACCGTCGAGCACGGCGAGCACGACGGGTTTATACGGCATCGCAACGTCCTTCGCACGCGGCCCGCAGCAAATTGGCAAACCCTTCGGGATCGAGCGACGCGCCGCCGACCAGAGCGCCGTCGATGTTCGGTTGCGCGACGTAGAGCGGAACGTTCTCGGGTTTGACGCTCCCGCCGTAGAGGATCGGCACGTTCGTCAAGCCGTGCATGCTCGTGCGAATCGCCTGCATGATCGCATCGGCGTCGAGGGCCTCGCAGTTGCGTCCCGTCCCGATCGCCCACACCGGTTCGTAGGCGAGCACCACGTGTGCGAGCGCGTCCGGCGCAAGGCCGTGAAGCGCCGCTCGGGTCTGCGAAACGACGCGTTCGTGTGCGAGGCCCGCGTCGCGCTCGGCAAGCGTCTCGCCGACGGCGACGATCGGCGTCAAACCGTGGGTCAGCGCGGCGATCGTCTTTTTGCACACCGCTTCGTCGGTCTCGCCGAAATACTGGCGCCGTTCGGAGTGCCCGAGAATCACGTAGCGAACGCCGAGATCGGTCAGCATCGGCGGCGCGATCTCGCCGGTGAACGCGCCGCTCGATTCCCAATGCATGTTCTGCGCGCCGAGGGCAACCCGATCGTGGCCGCGCAGCCGCCGCGCGACCGCGTCGAGCGCGGTAAACGGCGGGCACAGAACGATGTCGATGTTCTCGGGAATCATCGGCAGCAGCGGCAGAAACGCGTCGACGAACGCGACCGCCGCGTCGGCGGTTTTGAACATCTTCCAATTGCCGGCAACGAGCCGCCGCGCCGCCATTAGTTGGAACCCGGCTGATGTTCGAGAGCCGCAACGCCCGGCAGGGACTTGCCTTCGAGGAACTCGAGGGTCGCGCCGCCGCCCGTGCTCACGTGCGTCATTTTGTCGGCAAAGCCCAGCTCGTGCGCGGCGGCCGCCGCGTCGCCGCCGCCGACCACGCTGATCGCGCCGTTCTCGGTCGCGCGCGCGATTGCGTCGCCCACGACTTTCGTTCCGTTCTGATACGGCGCTTTCTCGTAAACACCCATCGGTCCGTTAAAGACCACGGTGCGCGCGGTTTCGATCACCTTGGCGTATTCTTCCGCCGTTTTCGGACCGATATCCAGGATCATCGCATCGCCGACGCCGACCAGATCGACGGCGTGCGCGCCGGCGTCGTTATCGAACGCCGTCGAAACGACCGCATCGATCGGCAAGAGCAGCGATACGTCGCGACCCTTCGCCTGCTCGATGATACGTTTGGCGGGTTCGAGATCGTCGTCGCGCAATGACGAGCCGACGTTGATACCCTTGGCGGCGAGAAACGTGTTCGCCATGCCGCCGCCGATGCAAAATGCGTGAACGCGTTCCATAAGATTCGTGAAAACGCCGACCTTGTCTTTAACCTTTGCGCCGCCGATTACGCAGACGAACGGCTGCTTCGGATCGCGAACGAGCCCCGCGAGCGCCTGCAGCTCGGCTTCCATCAACCAGCCGGCCGCGTTGGGCAGCAGATGTGCGATACCTTCGGTGGATGCGTGCGCGCGGTGCGCCGTTCCGAACGCATCGTTCACGTAGAGATCGCCGTGCGAGGCAAGCTGCCGTGCGAACGCCGGATCGTTGCGCTCCTCTTCGGCGTGAAACCGCACGTTCTCGAGCAGCACGATATCGCCGTCGTGCATCGCGTCGATCGCCGCCGTCGCCGGCGCACCGACGCAATCGCTTGCAAAGCCGACCGCAACCCCAAGGCGCTCGCTCAGCGCCGTCGCCACCGGTGCCAGCGAAAACGCCGGATCGACTTTGCCATCGGGCCGCCCCAAATGCGAGAGCACGATCGTCTTGGCGCCATGCTCCCGCAAATACCGCAGCGTCGGCAACGCCGCATCGATCCGCGTAAAATCCGCAATCCCCTTGCCGGAAAGCGGCACGTTCAAATCCTCACGCACCAACACCCGCATCCCCCGAACCCGCAAATCCCCCAGCACCCTCATCCCCTGTCACGAAGGGCAAAGTGCGCGCCAATCCAGCCCATCCAGTGCCGGTAGACGTCGACGGTGCGCACCGCATCGCCCGGAAAATGCGCGTGAACCGGCCACTCGTAGAACTCGACCGGTACGCCGCGATCGTGCAGCGCGTGATAGAACGCGTACGATTGCGCCGCCGGAACTCGCACGTCGTACACGTCGGAGAGAATCAGCGTCGGCGTCGTAACGTCGCGAAAATACGTCAGCGGCGATACGTCCTTGTAAAACTGCATGTTCTTGCCGACGAACGGCGAGCCCGGCATCGATTCGCGATCCGCGCCGATATCGTCGGCGAGCGCGTAGTCGTACATCAAATCGTCGACCGCCGCACCCGAAACGGCGCTGTTCCAAATGTGATAGCGCGCGATCATCCACGACGTCATCATGCCGCCGTAGGACCAGCCCGAGACCGCAATCCGATGCGTATCGATCGGCACGGCTTGCTCCGTCGCGCGTACGCCGGCCATGATGTCTTTTCCCGGCCCGGCGGTCGCGTCGATATAGATCGCGTGCTGATAGGCGTTGCCGAGATTGTCGCTTCCGCGGTAATTCGGCTGGAGAACGAACCATCCGCGCGCGGCCATCAGTTGCGCGAGCTCGTCGAAGCCGGTGGTCGACGCGCCGGTCGGGCCGCCGTGAATGAGCAGTACGAGCGGATAGCGCGAGCCCGCGCGATACGCGACCGGATACGTTAACACGCCGTCTTCGTGAAATCCATTGGGTCCGGTCCAATCGAGATCGCGCACGCGTCCGAATGGGTGCGACGCCACCGCAGTGTTTTCGTGCGTGAGCGCGACCGGCGCAACC containing:
- a CDS encoding sigma-70 family RNA polymerase sigma factor, which codes for MSSSGEEREARIRELFPLVRTIARRVQRMVPGSDLDDLIGDGSVGLIRAVDSFDPTRGPRIEQYAGRIVAGAMLNGLRRLDPVSERVRREVREAERERYAIATESGSLPTQREMERRRPALQRATAHAYRYTPLSLDGPLPTGETLAGDWGADPGAIVGERAEQAVVRGAIGSLPPRQRTLMELHYLGDLTLHQIGTRMSISPQRASQLHLAALRNLRKHLHAPTAH
- a CDS encoding purine-nucleoside phosphorylase, which produces MNALELAHDVDVLARATGGEIDVAIVLGSGLSDALSQHASFARVPYAQLRGMPQAPLAGHADEALVGSWHGKRVLAFAGRVHLYQGFTAAHVTYNVALAAACGAKTLILTNAAGGLNPQFAAGDLMLVADHINLTGTNPLVGDASPDPFVDMADAYSPRLRAIARASDDGAERPLHEGVYAGLVGPSYETPAETRYLRTIGADAVGMSTVLETIAARQRKLEVLGISLITNVVGAPEISHAEVTAVARTSAPRLANIIAGVIHSS
- the gpmI gene encoding 2,3-bisphosphoglycerate-independent phosphoglycerate mutase — protein: MPYKPVVLAVLDGWGCSDDRHGNAIAAAALPHWRAFFERYPWTTLEASGEAVGLPKGIMGNSEVGHMNLGSGRVVPQGLVIIDADIASGDFKNNGALNACLDQVKRTGGTLHLMGLLSDGQVHSSLVHVLALIDAAAAADVPLALHAFLDGRDTPPRSAQAYLATIEERLAKRGRTGAIKTVTGRYYAMDRDKRWERTEVAYDAIARAKAAYRADSARSAVDAGYARGEDDEFVKPTLVGGGQAVRDGDACIFFNFRPDRARQMTLAFSDPAFDAFGVERYRDLLFATMTKYDETFTNPVLFGPRPQFETFGEILSRAGLRQLRLAETEKYAHVTYFFNGGREDTFPGEDRELIASDRTVATYDLAPAMKAREITDFAVAKIQAMAYDAIVMNYANADMVGHTGKWEPTIESVQILDACLQRLADAVLAAGGLLAITADHGNAEAKLDKDGNPLTAHTTNPVPLILIGNGIEGALRPGKLGDVAPTLLQLMGLPVPAVMTGENLFTPAETAAR
- the tpiA gene encoding triose-phosphate isomerase, translating into MAARRLVAGNWKMFKTADAAVAFVDAFLPLLPMIPENIDIVLCPPFTALDAVARRLRGHDRVALGAQNMHWESSGAFTGEIAPPMLTDLGVRYVILGHSERRQYFGETDEAVCKKTIAALTHGLTPIVAVGETLAERDAGLAHERVVSQTRAALHGLAPDALAHVVLAYEPVWAIGTGRNCEALDADAIMQAIRTSMHGLTNVPILYGGSVKPENVPLYVAQPNIDGALVGGASLDPEGFANLLRAACEGRCDAV
- a CDS encoding phosphoglycerate kinase, with the translated sequence MRVLGDLRVRGMRVLVREDLNVPLSGKGIADFTRIDAALPTLRYLREHGAKTIVLSHLGRPDGKVDPAFSLAPVATALSERLGVAVGFASDCVGAPATAAIDAMHDGDIVLLENVRFHAEEERNDPAFARQLASHGDLYVNDAFGTAHRAHASTEGIAHLLPNAAGWLMEAELQALAGLVRDPKQPFVCVIGGAKVKDKVGVFTNLMERVHAFCIGGGMANTFLAAKGINVGSSLRDDDLEPAKRIIEQAKGRDVSLLLPIDAVVSTAFDNDAGAHAVDLVGVGDAMILDIGPKTAEEYAKVIETARTVVFNGPMGVYEKAPYQNGTKVVGDAIARATENGAISVVGGGDAAAAAHELGFADKMTHVSTGGGATLEFLEGKSLPGVAALEHQPGSN